In a genomic window of Thermithiobacillus tepidarius DSM 3134:
- a CDS encoding globin domain-containing protein gives MSLNPALIRESFAVVAPHGVAVTDYFYNYMFSHYPEVRAMFPAQMDAQKERLLNSIVQIVTHIDQLDALVPYLQELGAGHNKYHTQPEHYPIVGASLLATLAHFAGPAWTPAVAEAWSAAYNVAAQVMIEAAEQAAA, from the coding sequence ATGAGCCTCAATCCCGCCCTGATCAGGGAAAGTTTTGCCGTGGTGGCGCCGCATGGCGTTGCCGTCACCGATTACTTCTACAACTACATGTTCAGCCACTACCCCGAGGTGCGCGCCATGTTCCCGGCGCAGATGGACGCGCAGAAGGAGCGCCTGCTCAACTCCATCGTGCAGATCGTGACCCACATCGACCAGCTCGACGCCCTGGTGCCGTATCTGCAGGAGCTGGGGGCGGGCCACAACAAGTACCACACCCAGCCCGAACACTATCCCATCGTCGGCGCCAGCCTGCTGGCGACCCTGGCGCATTTCGCCGGCCCCGCCTGGACCCCGGCAGTGGCCGAAGCCTGGAGCGCAGCCTACAACGTGGCAGCCCAGGTCATGATCGAGGCGGCAGAGCAGGCGGCCGCCTGA
- a CDS encoding DHA2 family efflux MFS transporter permease subunit, which translates to MAGFALFNVAIGIGHFLVLFNAGAYLAMFPYVGGDLGIPLSHVTWTQTDYFVGMALALPFAGRLARRVGDAHLLTGAFLAVAVTSLVCVVSRDQSIFLVARVLQGFAGGLTIPVSQNLLIKHYAEDRRSVAVALWGIASFTPFTLAPVTGGWIAETLGWHWWFILGTAIAFLIALTLGITLHGRSSRAERTSLDLVGFVLLAVFMGCLQTLLNRGHDDDWMASHLLWVLGITSLLSFVAFVIWELGEQDPLLELRLFARRTFAVGALGLFLGFLVFQGLFSLFLVRMQTAFGYSAFLAGTLFLPMLLAKPLSLVVHKLLRRFQARELAAINFLGFAASCAWVASYDRLASYDTLFWPQLLAGLFLGAFFAPLTVLLFSGLPPEQQTRAVELGNILRVFGGSLGITLIATFWLRRSVAHQHELVQQLTAYNPVTDAALSALHSRGVVDGAWAVLAKHVERHAAMVSFNEMFWLAAWIFGALGLFVWLAGAAPPPGGDPVREEALEELAEQP; encoded by the coding sequence GTGGCGGGATTCGCGCTCTTCAACGTGGCCATCGGCATTGGCCATTTCCTCGTGCTCTTCAATGCCGGGGCCTATCTGGCCATGTTCCCCTACGTCGGCGGCGACCTGGGCATACCCCTCAGCCACGTCACCTGGACGCAGACGGATTATTTCGTGGGCATGGCTCTCGCCCTGCCGTTTGCCGGACGTCTGGCGCGGCGCGTCGGCGATGCGCATCTGCTGACCGGGGCCTTTCTCGCCGTTGCCGTCACGTCACTGGTCTGCGTGGTCAGCCGCGACCAATCGATATTCCTTGTGGCCCGCGTGCTGCAGGGATTCGCAGGCGGCTTGACCATTCCCGTTTCACAGAACCTGCTCATCAAGCATTATGCCGAGGATCGCCGTTCCGTGGCGGTGGCCCTCTGGGGCATTGCCAGCTTTACGCCTTTCACCTTGGCTCCGGTCACCGGCGGATGGATTGCCGAGACGCTGGGCTGGCACTGGTGGTTCATTCTAGGGACTGCAATCGCCTTCCTGATCGCCCTGACCTTGGGCATTACCCTGCACGGCCGCAGCAGCCGGGCCGAGCGGACCTCGCTGGACCTGGTCGGGTTCGTGCTGCTTGCCGTGTTCATGGGCTGTCTGCAAACCCTCCTCAACCGCGGTCATGATGACGACTGGATGGCTTCGCACCTGCTTTGGGTGCTCGGAATCACGAGCCTGCTGAGCTTTGTCGCTTTCGTGATCTGGGAGCTCGGAGAACAGGATCCCTTGTTGGAATTACGTCTCTTCGCCCGACGCACCTTCGCTGTCGGCGCGCTGGGCCTCTTCCTGGGCTTTCTCGTCTTCCAAGGCCTCTTTTCACTTTTTCTGGTCCGCATGCAGACGGCTTTCGGCTACAGCGCATTTCTGGCGGGCACGCTCTTCCTGCCCATGCTGCTGGCCAAGCCCCTGAGCTTGGTCGTGCACAAGCTGCTCAGGCGTTTCCAGGCGCGGGAGCTGGCCGCCATCAACTTCCTGGGCTTCGCCGCCTCCTGCGCGTGGGTCGCCTCCTATGACCGGCTGGCCTCCTACGACACCCTCTTCTGGCCGCAACTGCTGGCGGGACTTTTCCTGGGGGCCTTTTTCGCTCCCCTCACGGTACTGCTGTTCAGCGGGCTTCCTCCCGAACAGCAGACCCGGGCCGTGGAGCTCGGCAACATCCTGCGAGTCTTCGGCGGCAGCCTCGGCATTACGTTGATTGCTACCTTCTGGTTGCGCCGCAGCGTCGCACATCAGCATGAATTGGTGCAACAGTTGACGGCATACAACCCGGTCACCGACGCGGCCCTGTCCGCTTTGCACTCGCGCGGCGTGGTTGACGGCGCCTGGGCCGTGCTCGCAAAGCATGTCGAGCGCCACGCCGCCATGGTGAGCTTCAATGAAATGTTCTGGCTGGCCGCCTGGATCTTCGGCGCCCTCGGACTCTTCGTCTGGCTGGCGGGCGCGGCGCCCCCGCCGGGCGGCGACCCGGTCCGCGAGGAAGCCCTGGAAGAGTTGGCGGAACAACCATGA
- a CDS encoding efflux transporter outer membrane subunit: MIKSYRFLILGIALVAGCALPPATHMPQPRAAPDLGIVADPTPLPKPGSWPSSEWWRQFALPELDRIEAHALRRNPSLAIAASRVRAAEALVDARAAASRPRLGAEAATDTVRFSEHGTHGPLNGRSLTIGILHPLALRWHLDLWQRDAAALAAAGAEQQAQAAASAEARLLVSAALARTYFALAATEMQLAEAKALQRNAEARLALAKTRFGAGLGTDQAVQQQSEQVAAHETTVIALQDLATVLRHALAALAGEGPAWGASITVPARLPSPALGLPADLPLDWVAHRPDVTVARWRVEARSQGIRAARAAFYPDINLRAFTGWESISLADLVNPANAVYALGPAVHLPLFEGGRLRADLRAREAEYAMAVAAYDDAVLGAAQDVADALTRWQSAGESLAVQQRALAAAKRTLSLESGRAAAGLVPRDAVLAADDAARQAQLRQITMTTAQLDAAADLLTALGGGFTDPQLESHRDRSQ, translated from the coding sequence ATGATCAAATCGTACCGATTTCTCATTCTCGGTATCGCGCTCGTTGCCGGATGCGCGTTGCCGCCGGCAACCCACATGCCCCAGCCGCGGGCCGCACCCGATCTGGGCATCGTGGCAGATCCGACTCCGTTGCCAAAACCGGGCTCCTGGCCTTCCAGCGAGTGGTGGCGCCAGTTCGCCTTGCCGGAACTCGACAGAATCGAGGCCCATGCGTTGCGCCGCAACCCCAGCCTGGCGATCGCCGCATCGCGGGTCCGCGCGGCCGAAGCCCTCGTCGACGCGCGGGCGGCCGCGTCCCGCCCGCGGCTGGGCGCCGAGGCGGCGACAGACACGGTGCGCTTCTCCGAGCACGGCACCCATGGTCCGCTGAATGGGCGCAGCCTGACGATCGGCATTCTGCATCCGCTCGCCCTGCGCTGGCACCTGGACTTGTGGCAGCGGGATGCCGCAGCGCTGGCGGCCGCCGGCGCAGAGCAGCAGGCGCAGGCGGCCGCCAGCGCCGAAGCCCGCCTCTTGGTGAGTGCAGCCCTGGCACGGACCTACTTCGCCCTGGCGGCAACGGAAATGCAATTGGCGGAGGCAAAGGCACTGCAGCGCAATGCCGAAGCGAGGCTCGCCCTGGCAAAGACACGCTTCGGCGCCGGCCTTGGCACCGACCAGGCCGTGCAGCAGCAGTCGGAACAGGTCGCAGCGCACGAAACCACCGTCATTGCCCTGCAGGACCTGGCCACCGTGCTGCGGCACGCCTTGGCGGCGCTCGCCGGTGAAGGACCGGCATGGGGCGCCAGCATCACCGTCCCTGCCCGCCTACCGTCGCCAGCATTGGGCCTGCCTGCGGACCTGCCTCTGGACTGGGTAGCCCACCGGCCGGATGTCACGGTTGCACGCTGGCGGGTCGAAGCCCGGTCCCAAGGCATTCGCGCCGCGCGGGCCGCGTTTTATCCCGACATCAATCTGCGCGCCTTCACCGGCTGGGAGAGCATCAGCCTGGCCGACCTCGTCAATCCCGCCAATGCCGTTTACGCGCTGGGACCGGCCGTACACCTGCCTCTCTTCGAGGGCGGGCGGCTACGCGCCGACCTGCGCGCCCGGGAAGCGGAATACGCGATGGCCGTGGCGGCCTATGACGACGCGGTACTCGGCGCTGCCCAGGACGTGGCCGATGCGCTGACACGCTGGCAGTCCGCCGGGGAAAGCCTGGCCGTGCAGCAACGGGCTCTCGCCGCCGCGAAGAGAACGCTTTCGCTCGAATCCGGGCGCGCCGCCGCAGGCTTGGTGCCGCGGGACGCCGTACTGGCGGCGGACGATGCCGCCCGTCAGGCACAGCTCCGACAAATCACCATGACCACCGCGCAGCTGGACGCCGCCGCCGACCTGCTGACGGCGCTCGGCGGCGGCTTTACCGATCCGCAGCTGGAGTCTCACCGTGACCGCAGCCAATAA
- a CDS encoding efflux RND transporter periplasmic adaptor subunit gives MLAVATLATILPAGGYWSQFARYRVETNDAYVTGNLVPLVAQSTGTVIEVAADDTEFTPPGRTLVRLNGAHARLALEAAEAQLGETVRTVANRFATVEELRARMDARRAALIRIEHDLARYREVSDSGAVPEQQIQNAEDQHRELTAQLRADAAALQAVKAQVRGADIGHNPSVLRAASTVRAAYLELQRCEVKAPVAGFIAKRSAQPGQRVTPGTPLLAIVPLQELWVDANVKEDRLGRVRPGQAVTMTAALYGKQVVYHGRVLGLGAGTGSIFGLLPPENASGNYIHIVERLPVRISLDAAELRAHPLRPGLSMEVSIDTRGGGPVLQPLTTTPGGAWRTAVYKRELANADTLVHRIIAANIGDRR, from the coding sequence ATGCTTGCCGTAGCCACCCTGGCCACCATCCTCCCCGCGGGAGGCTACTGGTCCCAGTTCGCGCGTTATCGGGTCGAGACCAACGACGCCTATGTCACCGGCAATCTGGTGCCGCTCGTCGCCCAAAGCACCGGCACCGTGATCGAAGTCGCCGCCGACGATACGGAATTCACGCCGCCTGGGCGCACCCTGGTCCGACTCAACGGCGCCCATGCACGGCTTGCGCTGGAAGCCGCCGAAGCCCAGCTCGGCGAGACGGTGCGCACGGTGGCCAACCGCTTCGCCACGGTGGAGGAATTGCGCGCCCGCATGGATGCGCGCCGGGCGGCGCTGATCCGCATCGAGCACGACCTGGCCCGCTACCGGGAAGTGTCCGATAGCGGCGCAGTGCCCGAGCAGCAAATCCAGAATGCCGAGGACCAGCATCGGGAACTGACGGCCCAGCTACGCGCCGATGCGGCGGCGCTCCAGGCCGTGAAAGCCCAAGTGCGCGGCGCGGACATTGGTCACAACCCCAGCGTGCTGCGTGCCGCCAGCACCGTGCGCGCGGCTTACCTGGAATTGCAGCGCTGCGAGGTCAAGGCGCCGGTGGCGGGCTTCATCGCCAAGCGCAGCGCCCAGCCGGGCCAACGCGTCACGCCGGGCACTCCCCTGCTGGCCATTGTCCCCCTGCAAGAACTCTGGGTGGACGCGAACGTCAAGGAGGATCGCCTCGGCCGGGTCCGGCCAGGGCAGGCGGTCACCATGACGGCCGCCCTGTACGGCAAGCAGGTGGTCTACCATGGTCGCGTGCTCGGCCTGGGCGCCGGCACCGGCAGCATCTTCGGCCTGCTGCCGCCGGAAAACGCCAGCGGCAACTACATCCACATCGTCGAGCGCCTGCCCGTGCGCATCTCCCTGGATGCGGCCGAATTGCGGGCCCATCCGTTGCGCCCCGGCCTGTCCATGGAAGTCAGCATCGATACCCGCGGCGGCGGCCCGGTGCTCCAGCCGCTGACCACCACCCCCGGCGGCGCTTGGCGCACCGCCGTATATAAGCGAGAGCTGGCCAATGCCGATACGCTGGTGCATCGCATCATCGCCGCCAATATCGGTGACCGCCGCTGA
- a CDS encoding cytochrome c — protein MPTRKQHTRSTTIAAILGLSLCSAVGSAQAAETSFLKDAMRGLNQKMQVIVDGLAREDYAQVEKTAAAIATHPKPPLQERMRIMGFVGTRMGEFKGYDDKTHHAAETLAAAARRKDGRRAIEAFKELQTGCLECHQAFRQDFVAHFGGKAK, from the coding sequence ATGCCGACACGCAAGCAGCACACCCGCAGCACCACCATCGCCGCCATCTTGGGCTTGTCGCTCTGCAGCGCAGTGGGCAGCGCCCAGGCCGCGGAGACCAGCTTCCTCAAGGACGCCATGCGCGGCCTGAACCAGAAAATGCAGGTCATCGTGGACGGCCTGGCGCGCGAGGACTACGCCCAGGTGGAAAAGACCGCCGCCGCCATCGCCACCCATCCGAAGCCGCCCCTGCAGGAGCGCATGCGCATCATGGGCTTTGTCGGCACGCGAATGGGGGAGTTCAAGGGCTATGACGACAAGACGCACCACGCCGCCGAGACCCTGGCCGCGGCGGCACGGCGCAAGGACGGCCGGCGCGCCATCGAGGCCTTCAAGGAGCTGCAAACGGGCTGCCTGGAGTGCCACCAAGCCTTCCGCCAGGACTTCGTCGCCCATTTCGGCGGCAAGGCCAAGTAG
- a CDS encoding TetR/AcrR family transcriptional regulator: MSDQNAPQKPGGRRRLSAEERQQEIMEAALDLVAESDVDAVTTQDMATRIGLTQGAIFRHFASKEAIWEALVRWLQRRLTKVLSEAAQGGRDPLDALERTFFAHLDFIAKHPGLPKLIFSDQLLRKNPRLKGLVQEILRAYEGSIAGLIAESQRQGLSPRNLDPEAAAVLFVGMIQGLVVQSTVLGYRNSLGAEARSIFTLYLNGIRTRPAEDGEPCAGA; encoded by the coding sequence ATGAGCGACCAGAATGCACCCCAAAAGCCGGGCGGCCGCCGCCGGCTCAGCGCCGAGGAGCGCCAGCAGGAGATCATGGAGGCGGCGCTGGACCTCGTGGCCGAGAGCGACGTGGACGCGGTGACCACCCAGGACATGGCCACGCGCATCGGCCTGACTCAAGGCGCGATCTTCCGCCACTTCGCCAGCAAGGAGGCCATCTGGGAGGCGCTGGTGCGCTGGCTGCAGCGGCGGCTGACCAAGGTGCTGAGCGAGGCCGCCCAGGGCGGGCGCGACCCGCTCGACGCGCTGGAGCGCACCTTCTTCGCCCACCTCGACTTCATCGCCAAGCATCCCGGCCTGCCGAAGCTGATCTTCTCCGACCAATTGCTGCGCAAGAATCCGCGCCTCAAGGGCTTGGTCCAGGAGATCCTGCGCGCCTACGAGGGCTCCATCGCCGGCCTCATCGCCGAGTCGCAGCGCCAGGGCCTGTCCCCCCGCAATCTGGACCCAGAGGCGGCGGCGGTGCTCTTCGTGGGCATGATCCAGGGACTGGTGGTGCAGTCCACGGTGCTGGGCTACCGCAACTCGCTCGGCGCCGAGGCCAGAAGCATCTTCACCCTGTATCTGAACGGCATCCGCACGCGGCCGGCCGAGGATGGGGAGCCATGCGCCGGCGCCTGA
- a CDS encoding TolC family protein: MRRRLSTRLLFLGLGLALATMPPAGAGELRDILEATLTHPQLRARAGEVDAARAEQRAAGSRYLGQGSLSAGWQRYEGERVVGVFVPTPNSTVPLAREIGQYGVSYSLPVDVFGVIAAARARAAGDLGAARLLARQEMLLKLHQAASAYATLQALQRQQEALARLRDSVTASHRRVQEEFVLGRAAGVDLRLAESELARVQADEAGLAAAVANAQAELLEASGREAGWPMTTAIRVPAWHDGPLQQSLPVRLAEAREASSAAQARERRRALWPALSLDASYYTYQGGGATSDVWSLGGKVALPLDASAWHRVSAQDARAQAARDEARAAERDARRQLQALRANYDGALADARALEQEVRYRREVLAVQRERWRLGALTLENLLRQERDLLDAEYRLANAQARAADAWSAAQVIAGLPAAAYIAQLDAP; encoded by the coding sequence ATGCGCCGGCGCCTGAGCACGCGCCTGCTGTTCCTGGGTTTGGGTTTGGCCCTGGCCACCATGCCGCCGGCGGGCGCGGGCGAGCTCCGGGACATCCTGGAGGCCACCCTGACGCATCCGCAGCTGCGGGCGCGCGCCGGCGAGGTGGACGCCGCCCGGGCGGAACAGCGCGCGGCCGGCAGCCGCTATCTCGGCCAGGGCAGCCTGTCGGCCGGCTGGCAGCGCTACGAGGGGGAGCGGGTGGTGGGCGTTTTCGTCCCCACGCCCAACTCGACCGTGCCTCTGGCGCGCGAGATCGGCCAGTACGGCGTCAGCTACAGCCTGCCGGTGGACGTTTTCGGCGTGATCGCGGCGGCGCGGGCGCGGGCCGCCGGGGATCTCGGCGCCGCCCGGCTGCTGGCGCGGCAGGAAATGCTGCTCAAGCTGCACCAGGCCGCCAGCGCCTACGCCACGCTGCAGGCCCTGCAGCGGCAGCAGGAAGCGCTGGCGCGGCTGCGGGACAGCGTGACCGCCAGCCACCGGCGTGTGCAGGAGGAATTCGTTCTGGGCCGGGCGGCCGGCGTCGACCTCCGCCTGGCCGAGAGCGAGCTGGCGCGGGTGCAGGCGGACGAGGCCGGCCTGGCGGCCGCCGTCGCCAATGCGCAGGCGGAATTGCTGGAGGCCAGCGGCCGCGAGGCTGGCTGGCCCATGACAACGGCCATCCGCGTGCCGGCCTGGCATGACGGCCCGCTTCAGCAGAGCTTGCCGGTGCGCCTGGCCGAAGCCCGCGAGGCATCGAGCGCGGCCCAGGCCCGGGAGCGGCGCCGCGCCCTGTGGCCGGCCCTGAGCCTGGATGCCAGCTACTACACCTACCAGGGCGGCGGCGCCACCAGCGATGTCTGGTCGCTGGGCGGCAAGGTGGCGCTGCCCCTGGACGCCAGCGCCTGGCATCGGGTCAGCGCCCAGGACGCTCGCGCCCAGGCCGCCCGCGACGAAGCGCGCGCCGCCGAGCGCGACGCCCGGCGCCAGCTCCAGGCCCTGCGGGCCAACTACGACGGCGCGCTGGCGGATGCCCGCGCGCTGGAGCAGGAAGTCCGCTACCGGCGCGAGGTGCTCGCCGTGCAGCGCGAGCGCTGGCGCCTCGGCGCCCTGACGCTGGAAAACCTGCTGCGCCAGGAGCGCGATCTCCTGGATGCCGAATACCGGCTGGCCAACGCCCAGGCGCGTGCCGCCGATGCCTGGTCAGCCGCCCAGGTCATCGCCGGCCTGCCGGCCGCCGCCTACATCGCCCAACTGGACGCCCCATGA
- a CDS encoding efflux RND transporter periplasmic adaptor subunit, protein MKKMKKPLILLLLALLLLGGVGLVKHKQRQLSRETPPRPAPVLVEVRQLQVAPVSLSLHATAEVQAVQDSVVASRLSAYLTALPFFEGDRFRRGAVLARLDTSQAQAELQQAEASLAQSRLQAGTLAAELASAASTLRAEQERYGRLQALYRIQGVSLEQVQAAEAQLAGARARFAAARAAQDGHRSLLRANQAAVAAARENLRYGVILAPFDGVVSQRLAQPGDMVTPGKPLLKITNPATGVRLLISVPAGLQPVALRLDGRTLPLRPWPEATVQGLRRYETRLLEAAPLPGTRQDVQVIVFQSAQAISLPRHCLLNEDGRSATVLRLTAQNRVEPWRVALAAAGDEGAATLDERLPGQRIACGSPDLLTRLAAGAPFQTQPTPRQE, encoded by the coding sequence ATGAAAAAGATGAAAAAGCCACTCATCCTCCTGCTCCTGGCGCTGCTTCTGCTGGGCGGCGTCGGCCTGGTCAAGCACAAGCAGCGCCAGCTGAGCCGCGAAACCCCGCCCCGGCCCGCGCCGGTGCTGGTGGAAGTCCGGCAGCTCCAGGTGGCGCCGGTCAGCCTCAGCCTGCATGCCACCGCCGAGGTCCAGGCCGTGCAGGACAGCGTGGTCGCCAGCCGCCTGAGCGCTTACCTCACGGCACTGCCCTTCTTCGAGGGCGACCGCTTCCGGCGCGGCGCCGTGCTGGCGCGTCTGGACACCAGCCAGGCGCAGGCGGAGCTGCAGCAGGCCGAGGCCAGCCTGGCGCAGAGCCGCCTGCAGGCGGGCACCCTGGCCGCCGAACTGGCCTCCGCCGCCAGCACCCTCAGGGCCGAGCAGGAGCGCTACGGGCGCCTGCAGGCGCTGTACCGCATCCAGGGCGTGTCCCTGGAGCAAGTGCAGGCGGCCGAGGCGCAGCTGGCCGGCGCGCGGGCGCGCTTCGCCGCCGCCCGCGCCGCGCAGGACGGCCACCGGTCGCTGCTGCGCGCCAACCAGGCCGCCGTGGCGGCGGCGCGGGAGAATCTCCGCTACGGCGTCATCCTGGCGCCCTTCGACGGCGTCGTCAGCCAGCGCCTGGCCCAGCCCGGCGACATGGTCACGCCGGGCAAGCCGCTGCTCAAGATCACCAATCCCGCCACCGGCGTGCGCCTGCTGATCAGCGTGCCGGCCGGCCTGCAGCCGGTGGCGCTGCGCCTCGACGGCCGCACCCTGCCCCTGCGCCCCTGGCCCGAGGCCACGGTCCAGGGCCTGCGCCGCTACGAGACCCGGCTGCTGGAGGCCGCGCCGCTGCCCGGCACCCGCCAGGACGTGCAGGTGATCGTGTTCCAGAGCGCCCAGGCCATTTCCCTGCCCCGCCACTGCCTGCTGAACGAGGACGGCCGCAGCGCGACGGTGCTGCGCCTCACCGCCCAGAACCGGGTGGAACCCTGGCGGGTGGCCCTGGCCGCCGCCGGCGACGAGGGCGCCGCCACCCTGGACGAGCGCCTGCCCGGGCAGCGCATCGCCTGCGGCAGCCCGGACCTCCTGACGCGCCTGGCCGCCGGGGCGCCGTTCCAGACCCAGCCGACGCCGCGCCAGGAGTAA